One stretch of Pseudoxanthomonas sp. Root65 DNA includes these proteins:
- a CDS encoding glycosyltransferase: MTPPASSLPIVLLPIGSDDDALDACLGALDAATPAGTRLWLADDAQAGPRGLAIIERWLARTRLQADYTRRPRMLGEVAHVDQMLAACGDADVVVLAPDAQPLPGWLQQLAACFARDAAIATATPWCNAGEAAAWPRLGEVSPPPADVERTALACAAMSPLHPELPAAVAHAVALRGSARKRVGGLDAASYGSWYAALVDLSLRLAGLGWRNVLCETAFVARGGEGGPADGDMDALNARWPTFTPRLATFLMDDPLRQPRERLHALYADAGSPERQRDLFG; the protein is encoded by the coding sequence GTGACGCCGCCCGCTTCGAGCCTGCCCATCGTCCTGTTGCCGATCGGCAGCGACGACGACGCCCTCGACGCCTGCCTCGGCGCCCTCGACGCCGCCACGCCGGCCGGCACGCGCCTGTGGCTGGCCGATGACGCACAGGCGGGCCCGCGCGGGCTGGCCATCATCGAGCGCTGGCTGGCGCGCACCCGCCTGCAGGCCGACTACACGCGGCGCCCGCGCATGCTGGGCGAGGTTGCGCACGTCGACCAGATGCTCGCCGCCTGCGGCGATGCCGACGTGGTGGTGCTGGCGCCCGACGCGCAACCGCTGCCCGGTTGGCTGCAGCAGCTGGCCGCCTGTTTCGCCCGCGACGCCGCCATCGCCACCGCCACGCCCTGGTGCAATGCCGGCGAAGCCGCCGCCTGGCCGCGCCTGGGCGAAGTGAGTCCGCCTCCCGCGGATGTCGAGCGCACCGCGCTCGCCTGCGCGGCGATGTCGCCGCTGCATCCGGAACTCCCTGCCGCCGTCGCGCACGCCGTCGCCCTGCGCGGCAGCGCGCGCAAACGCGTCGGCGGGCTGGACGCGGCGAGCTACGGATCGTGGTACGCCGCGCTGGTCGACCTGTCGCTGCGCCTGGCCGGCCTGGGCTGGCGCAACGTGCTGTGTGAGACCGCGTTCGTCGCACGCGGTGGCGAAGGCGGTCCCGCCGACGGCGACATGGACGCCTTGAATGCCCGCTGGCCGACCTTCACGCCGCGGCTGGCGACCTTCCTGATGGACGACCCCCTGCGCCAGCCGCGCGAGCGCTTGCATGCGCTGTACGCCGACGCGGGATCACCGGAGCGCCAGCGTGATCTCTTCGGTTGA
- a CDS encoding GspH/FimT family pseudopilin, translating to MTLMAAAAILAAMVFTGGMDGMRLRSESKEIAAQLRYTRARAIATGQPQLFRIDPRAHAWEAAGDRRGEIDGSLSVHFTGVREAQLRAGEGAILFFPDGGSTGGRVTLSAGTAAWSADVAWLTGETRLLRDEVRAP from the coding sequence ATGACGCTGATGGCGGCGGCCGCGATCCTCGCGGCGATGGTGTTCACCGGCGGCATGGACGGCATGCGGCTGCGTTCCGAATCGAAGGAGATCGCCGCGCAGCTGCGCTACACGCGGGCGCGCGCCATCGCGACCGGGCAACCGCAGCTGTTCCGGATCGATCCGCGTGCGCATGCGTGGGAAGCCGCCGGCGACCGTCGCGGCGAGATCGACGGGTCGCTGTCGGTCCACTTCACCGGTGTGCGCGAGGCGCAGCTGCGTGCGGGCGAGGGCGCGATCCTGTTCTTTCCCGATGGCGGCTCCACCGGTGGCCGCGTGACCTTGTCGGCGGGAACGGCGGCGTGGAGCGCCGACGTGGCCTGGCTGACCGGTGAAACCCGGCTGCTGCGCGACGAGGTGCGGGCGCCATGA
- a CDS encoding PilN domain-containing protein codes for MSGVRDTLQRFRARFGPGPRSFLAWWGQALATWLPARWRVLLGLTGDRLLFQRQEDEIEMSWLEGTQRHTLARLPATVTADELRALLGNRLAGVPRWWLVPAGMALRRRLLLPAAAAERLRDVLAFELDRQTPFTANEACFDARVLGVRGDGQLEVELAAVPTVAFTSGLARLGGLADGMAGADVEDAEGGILGLNLLPEAARVARQAPQRGLHLALAAVAVVALVFAAWAVLDNRRAAADAFAAQVDSRADAARHVAAQRQQLVDLVTGTTVLNQTSARRPTALEVMDDVTRRLPDNTYLEKLAIEGDRLTLIGFSPEASGLVARLQGSPLWRNPALSGALQPDPRTRMDRFTLTAELLGKQDPAANPQGDANAAGRD; via the coding sequence ATGAGCGGCGTACGCGACACCCTGCAGCGCTTCCGTGCGCGCTTCGGCCCCGGGCCACGCAGTTTCCTGGCGTGGTGGGGACAGGCGCTGGCGACCTGGTTGCCGGCACGCTGGCGCGTGCTGCTGGGGCTGACCGGCGACCGCCTGCTGTTCCAGCGGCAGGAGGACGAGATCGAGATGAGCTGGCTGGAAGGCACGCAGCGGCATACGCTCGCGCGCCTGCCGGCGACCGTCACGGCGGACGAACTGCGCGCGCTACTCGGCAACCGCCTGGCCGGCGTGCCGCGCTGGTGGCTGGTGCCGGCGGGCATGGCCTTGCGTCGCCGCCTGCTGCTGCCCGCTGCCGCCGCGGAACGCCTGCGCGACGTGCTGGCGTTCGAGCTGGACCGGCAGACGCCGTTCACCGCCAACGAGGCGTGCTTCGATGCGCGCGTGCTGGGCGTGCGCGGGGACGGCCAGCTCGAGGTCGAACTGGCGGCGGTGCCGACCGTCGCCTTCACCAGCGGCCTGGCCCGCCTGGGGGGACTGGCGGACGGCATGGCGGGTGCCGATGTGGAAGACGCCGAGGGCGGGATCCTCGGCCTGAACCTGTTGCCCGAGGCCGCGCGCGTGGCCCGGCAGGCGCCGCAGCGTGGCCTGCACCTGGCGCTCGCCGCGGTGGCGGTGGTGGCGCTGGTGTTCGCGGCCTGGGCGGTGCTGGACAACCGTCGCGCGGCCGCCGACGCTTTCGCCGCCCAGGTCGACAGCCGCGCCGACGCCGCGCGGCACGTGGCCGCGCAACGACAGCAGCTGGTCGACCTGGTCACCGGCACCACGGTGCTCAACCAGACCAGCGCCCGCCGTCCCACCGCATTGGAAGTGATGGACGACGTCACCCGGCGCCTGCCCGACAACACCTATCTCGAAAAGCTCGCCATCGAAGGCGACCGGCTCACGCTGATCGGCTTCAGTCCGGAAGCCTCCGGACTGGTGGCGCGCCTGCAGGGCTCCCCGCTGTGGCGCAATCCCGCCTTGAGCGGCGCGTTGCAGCCGGATCCGCGCACGCGCATGGACCGCTTCACCCTGACCGCCGAACTGCTGGGCAAGCAGGACCCGGCCGCCAACCCGCAGGGAGACGCCAATGCCGCTGGCCGTGACTGA
- a CDS encoding glycosyltransferase family 2 protein: MSSVELSGIVAVVVTHESASSIDDCLMRLRVAHGVHEIRVVDNASTDDTMEIVQRHALQDARLRFIANPDNPGFAVGCNQGARDSDAPWLAFVNPDLMVEADTLSRLRAHASDMAGAVVLGVDLVDEDGVRDVAARRRDPQFAAMLRSPGAASTLGVPVDDAQVLQPVDIVSGALMLMPRALFDRIGGFDEGYRLHAEDMDLCRRARAEGALVAVANDIRVLHIRGVSSRARPVFVEWHKHRGLWRYFGKFEAAQCGVFTRIGVFAAIWLHFGAVLARIALRRD, translated from the coding sequence ATCTCTTCGGTTGAACTGTCCGGCATCGTCGCCGTGGTGGTGACGCACGAGAGCGCGTCCAGCATCGACGATTGCCTGATGCGGCTGCGCGTAGCGCACGGCGTCCACGAGATCCGCGTGGTCGACAACGCATCGACCGACGACACCATGGAGATCGTGCAGCGGCACGCGCTGCAGGATGCGCGCCTGCGCTTCATCGCCAATCCGGACAACCCCGGCTTCGCGGTCGGCTGCAACCAGGGCGCGCGCGACTCCGACGCGCCGTGGCTGGCGTTCGTCAATCCGGACCTGATGGTGGAAGCGGACACGCTGTCGCGGCTGCGCGCGCATGCCAGCGACATGGCGGGCGCGGTGGTGCTCGGTGTCGATCTGGTCGACGAAGACGGCGTGCGCGATGTCGCCGCGCGTCGCCGTGATCCGCAGTTCGCGGCGATGCTGCGCTCGCCCGGCGCGGCGTCGACGTTGGGCGTCCCCGTCGATGATGCGCAGGTGTTGCAGCCGGTGGACATCGTCTCCGGTGCGCTGATGCTGATGCCGCGCGCGCTGTTCGACAGGATCGGCGGCTTCGATGAGGGCTATCGCCTGCATGCGGAGGATATGGATCTCTGCCGTCGCGCACGCGCCGAAGGTGCGCTGGTCGCCGTCGCCAACGACATCCGCGTGCTGCATATCCGCGGGGTATCGAGCCGCGCGCGCCCGGTATTCGTGGAATGGCACAAGCATCGCGGCCTGTGGCGCTACTTCGGCAAGTTCGAGGCCGCGCAGTGCGGCGTGTTCACCAGGATCGGCGTGTTCGCCGCGATCTGGCTGCATTTCGGCGCGGTGCTGGCGCGCATCGCCCTGCGTCGCGACTGA
- the gspM gene encoding type II secretion system protein GspM yields MTDRDRWLALALLLAALLLGYFVLVHPWWTVPMQEVGARVDELRERELRIRTQLQQAPQVQRELTAALAQQAQRPGFLPEATVELATAGLVQRLETIVKQASPGNRSCAIANQSPLAVGGREVYPRVVVQVRLRCGAPELASVLHQIESGSPRLFVENVNLLAQRYAFQASESGTGGLDVNFDLYGYLKPSPAVNQEPAGAR; encoded by the coding sequence GTGACTGACCGCGACCGCTGGCTGGCGCTGGCATTGCTGCTGGCCGCGCTGCTGCTTGGCTATTTCGTGCTGGTGCATCCGTGGTGGACGGTGCCGATGCAGGAGGTCGGTGCGCGCGTCGACGAACTGCGCGAGCGCGAACTGCGCATCCGCACCCAGCTGCAGCAGGCCCCGCAGGTGCAACGCGAACTGACGGCCGCGCTGGCGCAGCAGGCGCAGCGCCCGGGCTTCCTGCCGGAAGCGACGGTGGAACTGGCCACTGCCGGGCTGGTGCAGCGGCTGGAAACGATCGTCAAGCAGGCCAGCCCGGGCAACCGCAGCTGCGCTATCGCCAACCAGTCGCCGCTGGCGGTTGGCGGTCGCGAGGTCTACCCGCGCGTGGTGGTGCAGGTGCGCCTGCGCTGTGGCGCGCCCGAACTCGCTTCGGTGCTGCACCAGATCGAATCCGGCAGCCCGCGCCTGTTCGTCGAGAACGTCAACCTGCTCGCACAGCGCTACGCCTTCCAGGCCAGCGAGAGCGGTACCGGTGGACTGGATGTGAACTTCGACCTGTACGGTTACCTCAAGCCCTCGCCGGCGGTGAACCAGGAGCCTGCCGGTGCGCGCTGA
- a CDS encoding ACT domain-containing protein, with protein MTTPSLNLLLLPGRYAVAQLPADAALPVWWPTTGMRHAGWTDDELSLVCEEAHVPDDVRCQRGWRMFKLQGPFDFALTGILKAVLDPLATAGVGIFAISTFDTDYVLVQAHQLDVAMQALRDDGHVLREAD; from the coding sequence ATGACCACGCCATCGCTGAACCTGTTGCTTCTGCCAGGTCGCTACGCCGTCGCGCAATTGCCGGCCGACGCCGCCCTGCCCGTCTGGTGGCCCACCACCGGCATGCGGCATGCCGGCTGGACCGACGACGAACTGTCGCTGGTCTGCGAGGAAGCGCATGTCCCCGACGACGTCCGTTGCCAGCGCGGCTGGCGCATGTTCAAGCTGCAGGGACCGTTCGACTTCGCCCTGACCGGCATTCTGAAAGCGGTGCTGGATCCGTTGGCGACGGCAGGCGTGGGCATCTTCGCGATCTCCACGTTCGACACGGACTACGTGCTGGTGCAGGCGCACCAGTTGGACGTGGCGATGCAGGCCTTGCGTGACGATGGCCATGTTCTGCGGGAAGCGGATTGA
- a CDS encoding prepilin-type N-terminal cleavage/methylation domain-containing protein: MRRAQAGGFTLIEVLVALVLMAAGLALAFATLRSSTAVVTRGEDMAQASERMRAVHGYLRARLASAQPIVFATDRSSLRQARFIGSPQRMRFVADLPDYLGYGGPYLHELVADDQGRLQVAFSVARPEASLEEVDQAARGQRAERLADGLRAVRFRYRGLDADNRLGPWQDRWETSEMLPLQVKVEMEAEAVHGGRWPDLVVTLARSEGGAGGGLLPGGTNPVLP; this comes from the coding sequence GTGAGGCGCGCGCAGGCCGGTGGCTTCACCCTGATCGAAGTGCTGGTGGCGCTGGTGCTGATGGCGGCCGGGCTGGCGCTGGCGTTCGCCACGCTGCGCTCGTCCACCGCCGTGGTGACTCGCGGCGAGGACATGGCGCAGGCGAGCGAACGCATGCGCGCGGTCCACGGCTACCTGCGCGCGCGGCTGGCCTCCGCGCAGCCCATCGTGTTCGCCACCGATCGCAGTTCGCTGCGGCAGGCGCGCTTCATCGGTTCGCCGCAGCGCATGCGCTTCGTGGCGGACCTGCCGGACTATCTTGGCTACGGCGGCCCCTACCTGCACGAACTGGTCGCCGACGACCAGGGGCGGCTGCAGGTGGCGTTCTCCGTGGCGCGGCCGGAAGCGTCGCTGGAAGAGGTGGACCAGGCCGCCCGCGGCCAGCGCGCCGAACGCCTCGCCGACGGCCTGCGCGCGGTGCGCTTCCGCTATCGCGGCCTGGACGCGGACAACCGGCTCGGCCCATGGCAGGACCGCTGGGAAACCTCGGAGATGCTGCCGCTGCAGGTGAAGGTGGAAATGGAAGCCGAAGCGGTGCACGGCGGCCGCTGGCCCGACCTGGTGGTGACGCTGGCGCGCAGCGAGGGCGGCGCGGGCGGTGGCCTGCTGCCGGGCGGCACGAATCCGGTGCTGCCATGA
- a CDS encoding prepilin-type N-terminal cleavage/methylation domain-containing protein has translation MTPPARRDQHGFTLLEVIVAFALLALALTLLLGSLSGASRQVRESADSSRATLHAQSLLAQLGAGEVLQPGRQEGSFEGDRYRWQLDVAPFADPLAARAQVDGSAPQLLDVRLMVRWGDERGQAMQWRTLRLAPRDINQAVMP, from the coding sequence ATGACGCCGCCGGCACGCCGCGACCAGCACGGCTTCACCCTGCTCGAAGTCATCGTCGCCTTCGCCCTGCTGGCGCTCGCGCTGACCCTGTTGCTCGGCTCGCTGTCCGGCGCGAGCCGGCAGGTACGGGAATCGGCCGACAGCAGTCGCGCCACCCTGCACGCGCAGTCGCTGCTGGCGCAGCTGGGCGCGGGTGAGGTCCTGCAGCCGGGCCGGCAGGAAGGCAGCTTCGAAGGCGACCGCTATCGCTGGCAGCTCGACGTGGCGCCGTTCGCCGATCCGCTGGCGGCGCGCGCGCAGGTCGATGGCAGCGCGCCGCAACTGCTCGACGTGCGGTTGATGGTGCGCTGGGGCGACGAGCGCGGGCAGGCGATGCAGTGGCGCACGCTGCGGCTGGCGCCGCGCGACATCAACCAGGCGGTGATGCCGTGA
- a CDS encoding type II secretion system protein GspK, translating to MNRARGAALLLVLWLVALLTALVGAYALTARMEALQGRVGSRGAVAQEIARAGIEYALVRVSDRNPETHWQPNGRAYAWSFDGNEVQVRIVDETGKVDLNQADLPLLSRLMQALGQPADVSDALAAAIVDWRDADNLSQPVGGAEDGDYAAAGRDYGAKDAPFDTLAEVEQVLGMTPDLYARMAPFLTLYSGRGQPDASYAQGPVLEAMGVDAAAWLAQRNATGAAGNPQLVGTGSGTYSIESRARLADGREAALRTVVRAGASPVPGSAYTLLRWEEGASPQ from the coding sequence ATGAACCGTGCGCGTGGTGCCGCCCTGTTGCTGGTGCTGTGGCTGGTGGCGTTGCTCACCGCGCTGGTCGGCGCCTACGCGCTGACCGCGCGGATGGAAGCGTTGCAGGGGCGGGTAGGCAGCCGCGGCGCGGTGGCGCAGGAAATCGCGCGGGCCGGCATCGAGTACGCGCTGGTGCGCGTGTCCGACCGCAATCCCGAGACCCACTGGCAACCCAACGGCCGTGCCTACGCATGGAGCTTCGATGGCAACGAGGTGCAGGTGCGCATCGTCGACGAGACGGGAAAGGTCGATCTCAACCAGGCCGACCTGCCGCTGCTGTCGCGCCTGATGCAGGCGCTCGGACAGCCGGCCGATGTCAGCGACGCGCTGGCGGCGGCGATCGTCGACTGGCGCGATGCCGACAACCTCAGCCAGCCGGTGGGCGGCGCCGAGGACGGCGACTACGCGGCAGCCGGTCGCGACTACGGCGCCAAGGACGCGCCGTTCGACACCCTCGCGGAGGTCGAACAGGTCCTGGGCATGACGCCCGACCTGTACGCACGGATGGCGCCGTTCCTGACCCTGTACTCGGGGCGCGGGCAACCGGACGCGAGTTATGCGCAGGGTCCGGTGCTGGAAGCGATGGGCGTGGATGCGGCGGCGTGGCTGGCGCAGCGCAATGCCACCGGTGCGGCCGGCAACCCGCAACTCGTCGGCACCGGGAGCGGCACGTATAGTATCGAGAGCCGTGCGCGGCTGGCCGATGGCCGCGAGGCGGCGCTGAGGACGGTGGTGCGCGCGGGAGCCAGCCCGGTGCCGGGTTCGGCCTATACCTTGTTGCGCTGGGAGGAGGGAGCGTCACCACAATGA
- a CDS encoding SLC13 family permease codes for MDNALTLTNDMKLVLGLVGFTMAMFLFERIRADLVALVVLVVLGITGLIAPEEIFGGFSGNAVMSIIATMILGAGLDRTGALNRLASWLLRRGHGIEQRLLLMTAAIASLNSSFMQNPSVMALFMPVASRLSSRTGLSMQRLLLPIAAAIVMGGAFTMVGNSPLILLNDLLVSANNNLPSGMATLEPLRMFAPWPIGLALVIASLVYFRYVGDRKLKDDTQDNDGVVTPARTESYFANTYGIEGDVFELVVSAESPLVGMSLGEAEALHNAPLMLALQTGNDTRLAPPADMRIWVGSVLGVMGTRQEISDFAQNQFLRMSSRLRHFGDLFNPSRAGISEAVVPPTSKFIGKTARELRLRKQNGISLLAINRDKKVIRENVREEKLRAGDMLVFHSIWQDLGLAAESRDFVVVTDYPKGEQRPHKFKIAMTIFAITIIIALTSKLPVALTLMTGVAGMLLTGVLRMDEAYGAINWKTVFLMAGLIPLGWAMDSSGAAAWVAGHTVERLPEGIPIWVLEIAVALLTTAFSLVISHVGATIVMVPMAINLALAAGGNPTAFALIVALSASNNLMTASNPVISMIVGPANYTSRQLWRVGGPLSLVYTMVVVLAVNALFWWNGRGG; via the coding sequence ATGGACAACGCGCTGACGCTGACCAACGACATGAAGCTCGTTCTCGGGCTGGTCGGCTTCACGATGGCGATGTTCCTGTTCGAGCGCATCCGCGCTGACCTGGTGGCGCTGGTGGTGCTGGTGGTGCTGGGCATCACCGGACTGATCGCACCGGAGGAGATTTTCGGCGGCTTCTCCGGTAACGCGGTGATGAGCATTATCGCCACCATGATCCTGGGCGCGGGACTGGACCGCACCGGCGCGCTGAACCGGTTGGCCTCGTGGCTGCTGCGGCGTGGCCACGGCATCGAGCAGCGGTTGCTGCTGATGACCGCCGCCATCGCCAGCCTCAATTCGTCCTTCATGCAGAACCCGTCGGTGATGGCGCTGTTCATGCCCGTCGCCTCGCGCCTGTCCTCGCGGACCGGCCTGTCGATGCAGCGGCTGCTGCTGCCGATCGCCGCCGCCATCGTCATGGGCGGCGCGTTCACCATGGTCGGCAACTCGCCGCTGATCCTGCTCAACGATCTGCTGGTGTCGGCCAACAACAACCTGCCCTCCGGCATGGCGACGCTGGAACCGCTGCGCATGTTCGCGCCGTGGCCGATCGGTCTGGCGCTGGTGATCGCGTCACTGGTGTATTTCCGCTACGTCGGCGACCGCAAGCTGAAGGACGATACCCAGGACAACGACGGCGTGGTGACGCCGGCACGCACCGAGAGCTATTTCGCCAACACGTACGGCATCGAAGGCGATGTGTTCGAACTGGTGGTCAGTGCGGAAAGCCCGCTGGTAGGCATGTCGCTGGGCGAAGCCGAGGCCCTGCACAACGCACCGTTGATGCTCGCCCTGCAGACCGGCAACGACACCCGCCTGGCGCCGCCGGCGGACATGCGCATCTGGGTGGGCAGCGTGCTGGGCGTGATGGGCACGCGACAGGAGATCAGCGATTTCGCGCAGAACCAGTTCCTGCGCATGTCCTCGCGCCTGCGCCACTTCGGCGACCTGTTCAATCCCAGCCGCGCGGGCATTTCCGAGGCGGTGGTGCCGCCGACGTCGAAGTTCATCGGCAAGACCGCGCGCGAGCTGCGCCTGCGCAAGCAGAACGGCATCAGCCTGCTTGCGATCAACCGCGACAAGAAGGTCATCCGCGAGAACGTGCGCGAGGAAAAGCTGCGCGCCGGCGACATGCTGGTGTTCCACAGCATCTGGCAGGACCTGGGCCTGGCGGCCGAGAGCCGCGACTTCGTGGTGGTGACCGACTACCCGAAGGGCGAGCAGCGGCCGCACAAGTTCAAGATCGCGATGACCATCTTCGCCATCACCATCATCATCGCGCTGACCTCCAAGCTGCCGGTGGCGCTGACGCTGATGACCGGCGTGGCCGGCATGCTGCTGACCGGCGTGCTGCGCATGGACGAGGCCTACGGCGCGATCAACTGGAAGACCGTGTTCCTGATGGCGGGGCTGATTCCACTGGGCTGGGCGATGGACAGCAGCGGCGCCGCGGCCTGGGTGGCCGGCCACACCGTGGAGCGGCTGCCCGAGGGCATTCCCATCTGGGTGCTGGAGATTGCCGTGGCGCTGCTGACCACGGCATTCTCGCTGGTCATCAGCCATGTCGGCGCGACCATCGTGATGGTGCCGATGGCGATCAACCTGGCGCTCGCCGCGGGCGGCAATCCCACCGCGTTCGCGCTGATCGTGGCGCTGTCGGCGTCCAACAACCTGATGACGGCGTCGAATCCGGTGATCTCGATGATCGTCGGCCCCGCCAACTACACCTCGCGCCAGCTGTGGCGCGTCGGCGGGCCGCTGTCGCTGGTCTACACGATGGTCGTCGTGCTCGCGGTGAATGCGCTGTTCTGGTGGAACGGACGCGGCGGATGA
- the gspD gene encoding type II secretion system secretin GspD, producing MTLRVILFSLCLGLLAGCATAPSPDVRRTAGNQTGEVVAGTAQTTPLPEAESPVAGPQAQIRRGNGQMINRSAAASPLPSLGGASSGSATFNFEGESVHAVVKAILGDMLGQNYVIAPGVQGTVTLGTPKPVSPAEALNLLEMVLGWNNARLVYSGGRYNIIPADQALAGSVAPRTGPASSARGYEVRVVPLRFISASEMKKVLEPYARPNAIVNVDATRNVITLAGTRTELENYLRTVEIFDVDWLSGMSVGVFPLQTGRATRVVADLEKVFGNDSKTPSAGMFRFMPLEGANAVLVITPQPAYLDQIQQWLERIDGAGEGSRLFSYELKYIKARELAQRLAEVFGSSGGNSGSDSDGRSTGGPGNVSLMPGTESVQINDGGMNSSGGSVDFGSSSGTGSSSGGLGGGSLSLNQRDGGNGAVTLEVDGSRVGVAAVEETNTLLVRASPSAWQSIREVVDKLDVMPMQVHIEAQIAEVSLTGDLSYGVSWFLERAMTDNGLGPFAAPGAGGPSAWSTLAGSIGGVGGAGAVWTLVKNDAAAVITALDEVSDLRLLQTPSIFVRNNAEATLNVGSRIPISSVTVNPGLGGDSTFSQVQYLDTGIILKVRPRVTKDGVVFMEIVQEVSTPGDVPDENGNVRINNRRFKTEAAVQAGNTVMLAGLISDSATNGSAGIPGLSRIPIIGGLFGRKTTSSERSEVIVLLTPTIVRNPQEANDLTDEYGKRFRALEPLNAPRK from the coding sequence ATGACGTTACGTGTGATCCTGTTTTCCCTCTGTCTGGGCCTGCTGGCCGGCTGCGCGACCGCGCCGTCGCCGGACGTGCGCCGCACCGCCGGCAACCAGACCGGCGAGGTCGTGGCCGGCACCGCACAGACCACGCCGCTGCCGGAGGCCGAGTCTCCGGTCGCCGGCCCGCAGGCGCAGATCCGCCGCGGTAACGGGCAGATGATCAACCGCAGCGCGGCAGCGTCGCCGCTGCCGTCGCTCGGCGGCGCCAGCAGCGGATCGGCCACCTTCAACTTCGAAGGCGAGTCCGTGCATGCCGTGGTCAAGGCCATCCTCGGCGACATGCTGGGGCAGAACTACGTGATCGCGCCGGGCGTGCAGGGCACGGTCACGCTGGGCACGCCCAAGCCGGTGTCGCCGGCCGAGGCGCTGAACCTGCTGGAGATGGTGCTGGGCTGGAACAACGCGCGGCTGGTCTACAGCGGCGGCCGCTACAACATCATCCCGGCCGACCAGGCGCTGGCCGGCAGCGTGGCGCCGCGCACCGGCCCTGCGTCCAGCGCTCGCGGGTATGAGGTGCGCGTGGTGCCGCTGCGCTTCATTTCCGCCAGCGAAATGAAGAAGGTGCTGGAGCCGTACGCGCGGCCCAACGCCATCGTCAATGTCGATGCCACCCGCAACGTCATCACCCTCGCCGGTACGCGGACCGAGCTGGAAAACTACCTGCGCACCGTCGAGATCTTCGACGTCGACTGGCTGTCCGGCATGTCGGTGGGCGTGTTCCCGCTGCAGACCGGCCGCGCCACGCGCGTGGTCGCCGACCTAGAGAAGGTGTTCGGCAACGACAGCAAGACGCCCAGCGCCGGCATGTTCCGTTTCATGCCGCTGGAAGGCGCCAACGCCGTGCTGGTGATCACCCCGCAGCCGGCGTACCTGGACCAGATCCAGCAGTGGCTGGAGCGCATCGACGGCGCGGGCGAGGGCAGCCGGCTGTTCTCGTACGAACTGAAGTACATCAAGGCGCGCGAACTCGCGCAGCGGCTGGCGGAGGTGTTCGGTTCCTCCGGCGGCAACAGTGGCAGCGACAGCGACGGCCGTTCGACCGGCGGGCCGGGCAACGTGTCGCTGATGCCGGGCACGGAGTCCGTGCAGATCAACGACGGCGGCATGAACAGCAGCGGCGGCAGCGTCGATTTCGGGAGCAGCAGTGGCACGGGCTCCAGCAGCGGCGGGCTGGGCGGTGGCTCGCTGTCGCTCAACCAGCGCGACGGCGGCAACGGCGCGGTGACGCTCGAGGTCGATGGCAGCCGCGTCGGCGTGGCTGCCGTGGAAGAGACCAACACGCTGCTGGTGCGCGCCAGCCCCAGCGCCTGGCAATCGATCCGCGAGGTGGTCGACAAGCTCGACGTGATGCCGATGCAGGTGCATATCGAAGCGCAGATCGCCGAGGTGTCGCTGACCGGCGACCTGAGCTACGGCGTCAGCTGGTTCCTCGAGCGTGCGATGACCGACAACGGCCTGGGTCCTTTCGCTGCGCCGGGCGCAGGCGGGCCCAGCGCCTGGAGCACGCTGGCCGGCAGCATCGGCGGCGTGGGTGGCGCGGGTGCGGTGTGGACACTGGTCAAGAACGATGCGGCTGCGGTCATCACCGCGCTCGACGAAGTCAGCGACCTCCGCCTGCTGCAGACGCCGTCGATCTTCGTGCGCAACAACGCGGAAGCCACGCTCAACGTCGGCAGCCGCATTCCGATTTCTTCGGTCACCGTCAATCCCGGGCTGGGTGGCGACAGCACCTTCAGCCAGGTGCAATACCTCGACACCGGCATCATCCTGAAGGTGCGACCGCGCGTGACCAAGGACGGCGTGGTGTTCATGGAAATCGTGCAGGAAGTCAGCACGCCCGGCGACGTGCCGGACGAGAACGGCAACGTCCGCATCAACAACCGCCGGTTCAAGACCGAGGCGGCCGTGCAGGCAGGCAACACCGTCATGCTGGCGGGCTTGATCAGCGACAGCGCCACCAACGGTTCGGCCGGCATCCCCGGACTGAGCCGGATTCCGATCATCGGCGGCCTGTTCGGCCGGAAGACCACCAGCTCGGAGCGCAGCGAAGTGATCGTGCTGCTCACGCCGACCATCGTGCGCAATCCGCAGGAAGCGAACGACCTGACCGACGAGTACGGCAAACGCTTCCGCGCGCTGGAACCGCTGAACGCACCGCGCAAGTGA